GGTGGAAGAAGACATCTCCGAGATGGGAATCGGCCATCTGAATGGCGGAATGCTGACAGCCCATGGCCTGGACGAGGGCGGCGAGCCGGCCCGGGGCATTGGCGGGCACGACATCATGTGGTTCGTGCTTCGTGACCTGGCCTTCGGTGACGTGGACTACCCAGAGCCCACGGTACCGGAAAACATCGCGCGGCCGGAAGGGGATCTCGTGCTTCCGCCGGAAATCCCGGAAGGCCACGCTCGCTTGCTTTCGTTTCTGCTCAATCTGCTGCTGATCGAGTTCCGGGCAGAACTGGGATTCTCCATGACCGAATCCCTGCTTCGCGATCCGGAGCTCTTCACGGATCGACGCAACGAAGCGAACCACGCCTCAGAGATCGTCGAGCGAATCCGCCGGGATGAAGAGGTGCACGTCACCTCGTTGCGGCTCTTCCTCGGTGAATTGCGCAGTGTTCATTTCACGGGACGAAACGGCGCCCGCGTCCCCGGGCATGAACTCGTCGATCCCATCTGGGAGGGCATCGTGCACTGGGCGACCGTGGACCAGCCGAAGCTGGCCGCCGACCAGCAGAAGAAGCTTCTGAGCGGCCGCATCCTCGCCCATCCAGATGGCGAGCAGATCCTCGCCCGCTTCAATGCCCTCGAAGAGAACGCATGAACGGGAGCGAGATCTGCTTTCGCACGGATGACGGCCTGCGCCTCGTCGCTTCCGCGTGGGGAGATCCGGACGCTCCGGCCGTGCTCTTCCAACATGGTGGCGGCCAGACCCGCCACTCCTGGAAGGGAAGCGCAGAAGCGTTGGCCGACCAGGGTTGGTACGCGCTCAGCCTCGACCTGCGCGGACACGGCGATAGCGATTGGGATCCGGCCACCGACTACACACTCAGACGCTACGGCCAGGATTCCGTTTGCGTGGCCCGAGCACTCGGACGTCCGCCGGTGGTGGTCGGCGCATCCCTGGGCGGAATCTCAGCGCTGCTCGGCACCCACGGCGCCGAGAGCGCGCCCTTTGCTGCCCTTGTGCTGGTCGACGTCACCCCGCGCATGGATCTGGATGGTGCCGCGAAGATCATGGGCTTCATGTCCGAGCGGGTTCACGAGGGTTTCGAAAACCTCGAGGAAGCCGCCGACGCCATCGCGACCTACCTGCCCCACCGGCCTCGCCCGAATTCCACGGAAGGCCTGGCCAAGAACCTGCGCCAACGCGAGGACGGTCGCTGGTTCTGGCATTGGGATCCGGCCTTCATGACCGGCCGCAATCGCCCCGGCCTGGCGCTGCGTCAGGAAGACCTCCTCGACGCTGCGCGCGCACTCGCCATCCCTGCGATGTTGGTTCGCGGCCGGATGAGCGAACTCGTAGGCGAGGAGCATGCACGCGAATTCCTGGAACTCGTACCCCATGCGCGATTCGAGGATGTCTCAGATGCCGGTCATATGGTTGCCGGCGACAGGAACGACGCGTTCACGGAAGCCGTAGCCGGCTTCCTCGGAGACCTGGACCGCACGTGAGCGAGCAAGCCGGATCGGGCGCGGAGACTCCTGCCCGCGCTCGATCCTGGACGAGCCACGACCACACCCGGGGGCGCCTGCTCGTCTCCCTGTTCGTCCTGGCCTTGCCGCTGATCGTCACTAGCCTCGCCCAGGCGACCTTCCAGATGGTCGACCTCACATTCCTCAGCCGTCTCGGCGAACAGGCCACCACCGCGGTCGTCGTCACCAACCAGTCGATCCGCCAGGTCTTCTTCATGCTGGCCATGGGCGGCAGTTTCGGCGCTCAGGCGTTGATCTCCCGGGCCATCGGCGAGGGCAACCAGGCGCGGGCCGAACGAGTCACTGGCCAGGTCTTGCTGATCGGCGCGGGGATGTCCGTAACCGTGGCGCTGATCGGACTGCTCTTCGCCGGGCGCCTGCTCGGCGCGATGAACGTCAGCCCGGCCGTGCTCGAACTCGGCGTCCCCTACGTGCGCCTCTCCCTCTTGCTCTCCTTTGGCTTCTTCTTCGGCATGCTCTTCCAGGGCGTACTGCAGGGTGCCGGCGACACGACGACACCGATGCTGATCAGCATCCTGCAGATCCCGATCGCCCTATGTGCCGAGTACCTGTTGATGTTCGGCGCGGGCCCGGTTCCGGCCCTCGGCGTCCTCGGCGTTGCCGCGGGATTGGCCTTCGGCCAGATCTTCGGCCTGACCCTGATGTTCCGCGTGCTCTTCGGCGGGCGCAGCCGCATTCACCTGCGGCCGCACCACCTGCGGCCGGATCGGGAGTGGCTGGGCCGCATCCTGTCGCTTTCGTGGCGACCGGGGCTTCAGATGTTAGGTGGCTTCGTCGTCAACGTGGCATTTCTCA
This region of bacterium genomic DNA includes:
- a CDS encoding alpha/beta hydrolase; translation: MNGSEICFRTDDGLRLVASAWGDPDAPAVLFQHGGGQTRHSWKGSAEALADQGWYALSLDLRGHGDSDWDPATDYTLRRYGQDSVCVARALGRPPVVVGASLGGISALLGTHGAESAPFAALVLVDVTPRMDLDGAAKIMGFMSERVHEGFENLEEAADAIATYLPHRPRPNSTEGLAKNLRQREDGRWFWHWDPAFMTGRNRPGLALRQEDLLDAARALAIPAMLVRGRMSELVGEEHAREFLELVPHARFEDVSDAGHMVAGDRNDAFTEAVAGFLGDLDRT
- a CDS encoding MATE family efflux transporter codes for the protein MSEQAGSGAETPARARSWTSHDHTRGRLLVSLFVLALPLIVTSLAQATFQMVDLTFLSRLGEQATTAVVVTNQSIRQVFFMLAMGGSFGAQALISRAIGEGNQARAERVTGQVLLIGAGMSVTVALIGLLFAGRLLGAMNVSPAVLELGVPYVRLSLLLSFGFFFGMLFQGVLQGAGDTTTPMLISILQIPIALCAEYLLMFGAGPVPALGVLGVAAGLAFGQIFGLTLMFRVLFGGRSRIHLRPHHLRPDREWLGRILSLSWRPGLQMLGGFVVNVAFLRLMGSFGEQAQSAYSIGLRLGMVGPMIAFPLAGAAATLVGQNLGAGNIPRAWRAVAVGLGVHAPLLWSIALGLFFFGEPLMALFTDDPEIVRLGAEFMAYQAGQFFFFGFSFVFFRTLQGAGDMTVPMAISLGLTMLVTIPGGFYLASDWGLAMGPRGVFVASLVSAGLMTVLNGAYLATGRWTTRRLH